In Streptomyces ambofaciens ATCC 23877, a single genomic region encodes these proteins:
- a CDS encoding patatin-like phospholipase family protein, translating into MADSALVLGGGGLTAYAWQVGVLAGLADAGLDLGAADVLAGTSAGSLLALDLAKGSAPADLYREQVHRERAMMDVDFTLTMTARYLWAALVSRDPDTVVRRLGRLALSVRGVPESAVLAAIGPHLPVEDWPERTVRLFAVDALTGAPTAFDAGSGVDLLHAMSATCALPPLFPPITIGEGRWMDGGVRSTTNADLVDDCARVVVLAPIPKAAGATPSAATQVASLTAKGARATLLTPDRAARRAFGRNPLDASRIPGAAREGRRQGTEQADRVRTIWHG; encoded by the coding sequence GTGGCGGATTCGGCGCTGGTGCTGGGCGGGGGCGGTCTGACGGCGTACGCGTGGCAGGTCGGCGTACTGGCGGGACTGGCCGACGCCGGCCTGGACCTCGGCGCCGCCGACGTCCTCGCCGGCACATCGGCCGGCTCCCTGCTGGCCCTGGACCTGGCCAAGGGCTCGGCCCCGGCCGACCTCTACAGGGAGCAGGTCCACCGCGAACGGGCCATGATGGACGTGGACTTCACGCTCACCATGACGGCCAGGTACCTGTGGGCGGCCCTGGTCTCGCGCGACCCCGACACGGTGGTCAGGCGGCTCGGCCGACTCGCGCTCTCGGTGCGCGGCGTCCCGGAGTCCGCGGTCCTCGCGGCCATCGGCCCCCACCTGCCGGTCGAGGACTGGCCGGAGCGCACCGTCCGCCTCTTCGCCGTCGACGCCCTCACCGGCGCACCGACCGCTTTCGACGCCGGCTCCGGCGTCGACCTGCTGCACGCCATGTCGGCCACCTGCGCGCTGCCGCCCCTGTTCCCGCCGATCACGATCGGCGAGGGCCGCTGGATGGACGGCGGCGTACGCTCCACGACCAACGCGGACCTGGTCGACGACTGCGCCCGGGTCGTCGTGCTCGCCCCCATCCCCAAGGCCGCCGGAGCGACCCCGAGCGCGGCGACCCAGGTCGCGTCCCTCACCGCGAAGGGCGCCCGAGCCACCCTGCTGACCCCCGACCGAGCGGCCCGCCGCGCCTTCGGCCGCAACCCCCTGGACGCCTCCCGCATCCCGGGCGCGGCCCGGGAGGGACGCCGACAGGGCACGGAACAGGCCGACCGCGTCCGCACGATCTGGCACGGCTGA
- a CDS encoding response regulator: MPRASGRVLVVDDNKVIRQLIRVNLELEGFEVVTAADGAECLDVVHQVRPDAVTLDVVMPRLDGVRTAARLRADPRTRDLPIAIVSACTQYEADAGFDAGVDAFLSKPFEPAELVSLVRQLVEGRPTRGSGAVLRSVLGVAGESEAAARAEPAG, encoded by the coding sequence GTGCCTAGGGCGTCCGGCCGGGTTCTTGTTGTGGACGACAACAAGGTCATCCGGCAGCTGATCAGGGTCAATCTCGAGCTGGAGGGCTTCGAGGTCGTGACCGCGGCCGATGGTGCCGAGTGTCTTGATGTCGTCCATCAGGTGCGGCCCGACGCCGTCACGCTGGACGTGGTCATGCCTCGGCTGGACGGGGTGAGAACCGCCGCCCGCCTGCGTGCCGATCCGCGCACGCGGGACCTTCCGATCGCCATCGTCAGCGCCTGCACCCAGTACGAGGCCGACGCCGGGTTCGATGCCGGGGTCGACGCCTTCCTGTCCAAGCCCTTCGAGCCCGCCGAACTCGTCTCGCTTGTAAGGCAGTTGGTGGAGGGGAGGCCGACTCGGGGGAGTGGGGCTGTGTTGCGGTCGGTGCTCGGCGTGGCCGGGGAGAGCGAGGCAGCCGCTCGGGCCGAGCCTGCCGGGTGA
- the nrtL gene encoding ArgS-related anticodon-binding protein NrtL, with the protein MTPVELSRTVLHAVRRAVDAGELHVSVPPRAVVTPPGPGGCGDYATNIALQLARPAGQPPLRVAEVLRPYLVDDDGIADVVLSGPGFLNISLHGAAPAGLVEEILRRRSRYGHADGPDGRLVELHCPRDLRAVVVAEAAGRVLRSQGALVRVTAEALDPEWTAALGVRVAVGPAPAEPPVNVRPVPAPADPLPLGRDAARWALLHPAAHDRPRIGDEHLVQRESNPLFRVRYAHARCRAAARNAAGLGFTAAPGPVAGARELLVVLADHPRVLAATAAHRAPDRLARHLVTVADAALPFLPTVLPVGEEKPSAAHRARLALAQAVGAVLAGGLSLLGIDAPDHL; encoded by the coding sequence GTGACCCCCGTAGAGCTCTCCCGCACCGTGCTGCACGCGGTGCGTCGCGCCGTCGACGCGGGTGAGCTGCACGTGAGTGTTCCGCCACGGGCCGTGGTCACCCCGCCGGGTCCCGGCGGATGCGGCGACTACGCCACCAACATCGCCCTCCAGCTGGCCCGGCCCGCCGGGCAGCCGCCGCTCCGGGTCGCCGAGGTGCTGCGGCCCTACCTCGTCGACGACGACGGCATCGCCGACGTCGTCCTCAGCGGGCCCGGGTTCCTCAACATCAGCCTGCACGGCGCCGCTCCCGCCGGTCTCGTGGAGGAGATCCTGCGGCGCAGGTCCCGGTACGGGCACGCCGACGGGCCCGACGGCCGCCTCGTTGAGCTGCACTGCCCCCGCGACCTGCGTGCCGTCGTCGTCGCCGAGGCCGCGGGCCGCGTCCTGCGGTCGCAGGGTGCGCTCGTGCGGGTCACCGCGGAGGCCCTCGACCCCGAGTGGACCGCCGCCCTGGGCGTACGCGTCGCGGTCGGCCCGGCGCCGGCCGAACCGCCCGTGAACGTCCGGCCCGTCCCCGCCCCGGCGGACCCCCTTCCCCTCGGCCGTGACGCCGCCCGCTGGGCCCTGCTGCACCCCGCCGCCCACGACCGGCCCAGGATCGGCGACGAGCACCTCGTCCAGCGCGAGAGCAACCCCCTCTTCCGCGTGCGGTACGCCCACGCCCGCTGCCGCGCCGCCGCCCGCAACGCCGCCGGTCTCGGCTTCACCGCCGCACCCGGACCGGTCGCCGGCGCCCGGGAACTCCTCGTCGTCCTCGCCGACCACCCCCGCGTCCTCGCCGCCACGGCCGCGCACCGCGCCCCCGACCGGCTCGCCCGGCACCTCGTCACCGTCGCCGACGCCGCGCTGCCCTTCCTGCCCACCGTGCTGCCCGTCGGTGAGGAGAAACCCTCGGCCGCCCACCGCGCCCGGCTGGCCCTCGCCCAAGCCGTCGGGGCGGTGCTGGCCGGCGGCCTGTCCCTCCTCGGCATCGACGCACCCGACCACCTCTGA
- the lysA gene encoding diaminopimelate decarboxylase, whose protein sequence is MSRSAHPAGPRHADVLPEGHYSAPAADLNVLDPKVWAQTVERDADGVVTVGGMTVTQLAEEYGTPAYVLDEADFRARARAWRTAFGNDADVFYAGKAFLSRAVVRWLAEEGLNLDVCSGGELATALSAGMPADRIAFHGNNKSPEEIERAVRADVGRIVLDSFQEIVRVAHIAQSLGKRQRVQIRITVGVEAHTHEFIATAHEDQKFGIPLAGGQAAEAVRRALQLDGLEVIGIHSHIGSQIFDMSGFEVAAHRVVGLLKDIRDEHGVELPEIDLGGGLGIAYTSDDDPREPHEIAKALTEIVTRECEGARLRTPRISVEPGRAIVGPTAFTLYEVGTVKPLDGLRTYVSVDGGMSDNIRTALYDAEYSVALVSRTSDAQPMLVRVVGKHCESGDIVVKDAFLPGDLAPGDLIAVPATGAYCRSMASNYNHVLRPPVVAVRDGEARVIVRRETEEDLLRLDVG, encoded by the coding sequence ATGAGCCGTTCCGCACACCCCGCCGGGCCCCGTCACGCCGATGTCCTTCCCGAGGGCCACTACTCCGCCCCGGCCGCCGACCTGAACGTCCTCGACCCCAAGGTCTGGGCCCAGACCGTCGAGCGGGACGCGGACGGTGTCGTCACCGTCGGCGGGATGACCGTCACGCAGCTCGCCGAGGAGTACGGCACCCCCGCCTACGTCCTCGACGAGGCCGACTTCCGGGCCCGGGCGCGGGCCTGGCGCACCGCCTTCGGGAACGACGCCGACGTGTTCTACGCCGGCAAGGCGTTCCTGTCGCGTGCCGTCGTGCGGTGGCTGGCGGAGGAGGGGCTGAACCTCGACGTGTGCTCGGGCGGCGAACTCGCCACCGCGCTCTCCGCGGGGATGCCCGCCGACCGCATCGCCTTCCACGGCAACAACAAGTCGCCGGAGGAGATCGAGCGGGCCGTCCGCGCCGACGTCGGGCGGATCGTGCTCGACTCCTTCCAGGAGATCGTCCGCGTCGCCCACATCGCCCAGTCGCTGGGCAAGCGGCAGCGCGTGCAGATCCGTATCACCGTCGGGGTCGAGGCGCACACGCACGAGTTCATCGCCACCGCCCACGAGGACCAGAAGTTCGGCATCCCGCTGGCCGGCGGGCAGGCGGCGGAGGCCGTGCGGCGGGCGTTGCAGCTCGACGGGCTGGAGGTCATCGGGATCCACTCGCACATCGGGTCGCAGATCTTCGACATGTCGGGCTTCGAGGTCGCCGCCCACCGGGTGGTGGGGCTGCTCAAGGACATCCGTGACGAGCACGGGGTCGAGCTGCCCGAGATCGACCTCGGTGGCGGGCTCGGGATCGCGTACACGAGCGACGACGACCCCCGCGAGCCGCACGAGATCGCCAAGGCGCTGACCGAGATCGTCACCCGGGAGTGCGAGGGCGCGCGGCTGCGCACCCCCCGCATCTCCGTCGAGCCGGGCCGTGCCATCGTCGGCCCCACCGCCTTCACCCTCTACGAGGTCGGCACCGTCAAGCCGCTCGACGGGCTGCGGACCTACGTCTCCGTCGACGGCGGCATGTCGGACAACATCCGCACGGCGCTGTACGACGCCGAGTACAGCGTCGCCCTCGTCTCCCGCACCTCCGACGCCCAGCCCATGCTCGTCCGGGTCGTCGGCAAGCACTGCGAGAGCGGGGACATCGTCGTGAAGGACGCCTTCCTGCCGGGCGACCTGGCCCCCGGCGACCTCATCGCCGTACCCGCGACGGGCGCGTACTGTCGGTCCATGGCCAGCAACTACAACCACGTGCTGCGCCCGCCCGTCGTCGCCGTGCGGGACGGCGAGGCGCGGGTCATCGTGCGCAGGGAGACCGAGGAGGACCTGCTGCGTCTCGACGTCGGATGA
- a CDS encoding homoserine dehydrogenase — MMRTRPLKVALLGCGVVGSEVARIMTTHADDLAARIGAPVELAGVAVRRPDRVREGIDPALVTTDATALVKRGDIDVVVEVIGGIEPARTLITTAFEHGASVVSANKALLAQDGAALHAAAGAHGKDLYYEAAVAGAIPLIRPLRESLAGDKVNRVLGIVNGTTNFILDAMDSTGAGYQEALDEATALGYAEADPTADVEGFDAAAKAAILAGIAFHTRVRLDDVYREGMSEVTAADFASAKEMGCTIKLLAICERAADGASVTARVHPAMIPLSHPLANVRGAYNAVFVESDAAGQLMFYGPGAGGSPTASAVLGDLVAVCRNRIGGATGPGESAYAALPVSPMGDVVTRYHISLDVADKPGVLAQVATVFAEHGVSIDTVRQSGKDGEASLVVVTHRASDAALGGTVEALRKLDTVRGVASIMRVEGE; from the coding sequence ATGATGCGTACGCGTCCGCTGAAGGTGGCGCTGCTGGGCTGTGGAGTGGTCGGCTCAGAGGTGGCGCGCATCATGACGACGCACGCCGACGACCTCGCCGCCCGGATCGGGGCCCCCGTGGAGCTCGCGGGCGTGGCCGTACGCCGGCCCGACCGGGTGCGGGAGGGCATCGACCCCGCCCTCGTCACCACCGACGCCACCGCCCTGGTCAAGCGCGGTGACATCGACGTGGTCGTCGAGGTCATCGGCGGCATCGAGCCCGCCCGGACCCTCATCACCACCGCCTTCGAGCACGGCGCCTCCGTCGTCTCCGCCAACAAGGCGCTCCTCGCCCAGGACGGCGCCGCCCTGCACGCCGCGGCGGGCGCGCACGGCAAGGACCTCTACTACGAGGCCGCCGTCGCCGGCGCCATCCCGCTGATCCGGCCGCTGCGCGAGTCCCTCGCCGGCGACAAGGTGAACCGGGTGCTCGGCATCGTCAACGGCACGACCAACTTCATCCTCGACGCCATGGACAGCACCGGCGCCGGGTACCAGGAGGCGCTGGACGAGGCCACGGCCCTCGGGTACGCCGAGGCCGACCCGACCGCCGACGTCGAGGGCTTCGACGCCGCCGCCAAGGCCGCCATCCTCGCCGGGATCGCCTTCCACACGCGCGTACGCCTCGACGACGTCTACCGCGAGGGCATGAGCGAGGTCACCGCCGCCGACTTCGCCTCCGCCAAGGAGATGGGCTGCACCATCAAGCTCCTCGCCATCTGCGAGCGGGCCGCGGACGGGGCGTCCGTCACCGCGCGCGTGCACCCGGCGATGATCCCGCTCAGCCATCCGCTGGCGAACGTGCGCGGCGCCTACAACGCCGTCTTCGTCGAGTCCGACGCCGCCGGTCAGCTCATGTTCTACGGGCCCGGTGCCGGCGGTTCGCCGACGGCGTCCGCCGTGCTCGGCGATCTTGTCGCCGTCTGCCGCAACCGGATCGGCGGCGCGACCGGACCCGGCGAGTCCGCGTACGCCGCGCTCCCCGTGTCGCCGATGGGCGACGTCGTCACGCGCTACCACATCAGCCTCGACGTGGCCGACAAACCGGGCGTGCTCGCCCAGGTCGCGACCGTGTTCGCGGAGCACGGTGTCTCCATCGACACCGTGCGGCAGTCCGGCAAGGACGGCGAGGCATCCCTCGTCGTCGTCACCCACCGCGCGTCCGACGCCGCCCTCGGCGGTACGGTCGAGGCGCTGCGCAAGCTCGACACCGTGCGGGGTGTCGCAAGCATCATGCGGGTTGAAGGAGAGTAA
- the thrC gene encoding threonine synthase — protein MTHQWRGIIEEYRDRLPVSDSTPVVTLREGGTPLVPAQVLSERTGCEVHLKVEGANPTGSFKDRGMTMAISKAKEEGAQAVICASTGNTSASAAAYGVRAGMVSAVLVPQGKIALGKMGQALVHGAKILQVDGNFDDCLTLARALSDNYPVALVNSVNPVRIEGQKTAAFEIVDMLGDAPDIHVLPVGNAGNITAYWKGYREYAADRVSTKAPRMWGFQASGSAPIVRGEVVKDPSTIATAIRIGNPASWDFALAARDESGGAIDEVTDREILRAYRLLASQEGVFVEPASAASVAGLLKAAEQGKVDPGQRIVCTVTGNGLKDPDWAVAGAPQPVTVPVDAATAAERLGLV, from the coding sequence ATGACCCACCAGTGGCGCGGAATCATCGAGGAGTACCGGGACAGGCTGCCCGTCTCCGACAGCACGCCCGTCGTGACGCTCCGCGAGGGCGGCACCCCGCTCGTGCCCGCGCAGGTGCTCTCCGAGCGCACGGGCTGCGAGGTCCACCTCAAGGTCGAGGGGGCGAACCCGACCGGGTCCTTCAAGGACCGCGGTATGACCATGGCCATCAGCAAGGCCAAGGAGGAGGGCGCGCAGGCCGTCATCTGCGCGTCCACCGGCAACACCTCCGCCTCCGCCGCCGCGTACGGCGTGCGGGCCGGGATGGTCTCGGCCGTCCTGGTGCCGCAGGGCAAGATCGCCCTCGGCAAGATGGGCCAGGCCCTCGTGCACGGCGCGAAGATCCTCCAGGTCGACGGCAACTTCGACGACTGCCTCACGCTGGCCCGCGCGCTGAGCGACAACTACCCGGTGGCGCTGGTCAATTCGGTCAACCCGGTGCGCATCGAGGGACAGAAGACGGCCGCCTTCGAGATCGTCGACATGCTCGGGGACGCCCCCGACATCCACGTCCTGCCGGTCGGCAACGCGGGCAACATCACCGCGTACTGGAAGGGCTACCGGGAGTACGCCGCCGACAGGGTCAGCACGAAGGCGCCGCGCATGTGGGGGTTCCAGGCCTCCGGCAGCGCCCCGATCGTGCGCGGCGAGGTCGTCAAGGACCCGTCGACCATCGCGACCGCGATCCGTATCGGCAACCCCGCCTCATGGGACTTCGCGCTCGCCGCGCGGGACGAGTCCGGCGGTGCCATCGACGAGGTGACGGACCGTGAGATCCTGCGCGCCTACCGGCTGTTGGCCTCGCAGGAGGGCGTCTTCGTCGAGCCCGCGTCCGCCGCTTCGGTGGCCGGTCTGCTGAAGGCCGCCGAGCAGGGCAAGGTCGACCCGGGCCAGCGGATCGTGTGCACCGTCACCGGCAACGGACTCAAGGACCCGGACTGGGCCGTCGCCGGCGCCCCGCAGCCGGTCACCGTGCCGGTCGACGCGGCGACGGCGGCCGAGCGGCTCGGCCTGGTCTGA
- the thrB gene encoding homoserine kinase produces MAGPAFRAAAVRVRVPATSANLGPGFDALGLALGLYDDVVVRVADSGLHIDIAGEGSETLPRDEKHLLVRSLRTAFDLLGGQPRGLEIVCANRIPHGRGLGSSSAAICAGIVAARAVTIGGEARLDDAALLDLATEIEGHPDNVAACLLGGFTLSWMESGAARAIRMDPADSIVPVVFVPGKPVLTETARGLLPRSVPHVDAAANAGRAALLVEALTRRPELLLPATEDRLHQEYRAPAMPESAALVERLRGDGVPAVISGAGPTVMALADADTADKVEALAGTDWAANRLSLDQQGACVLPLATSSDI; encoded by the coding sequence ATGGCCGGTCCAGCGTTCCGCGCCGCCGCCGTCAGGGTGCGCGTCCCCGCCACCAGCGCCAACCTCGGCCCGGGCTTCGACGCCCTCGGCCTCGCGCTGGGCTTGTACGACGACGTGGTCGTCCGGGTCGCCGACTCCGGGCTGCACATCGACATCGCGGGCGAGGGCAGCGAGACCCTCCCGCGCGACGAGAAACACCTGCTCGTACGGTCCCTGCGCACCGCCTTCGACCTCCTGGGCGGGCAGCCGCGGGGCCTGGAGATCGTCTGCGCCAACCGCATCCCGCACGGCCGCGGGCTCGGCTCCTCCTCCGCCGCCATCTGCGCCGGCATCGTCGCCGCCCGCGCCGTGACCATAGGCGGCGAGGCCCGGCTCGACGACGCCGCGCTGCTCGACCTCGCCACCGAGATCGAGGGCCACCCCGACAACGTCGCGGCCTGTCTGCTGGGCGGCTTCACCCTGTCCTGGATGGAGTCCGGCGCCGCCCGGGCGATCAGGATGGACCCCGCCGATTCCATCGTTCCGGTGGTTTTCGTGCCCGGGAAGCCGGTACTGACGGAGACCGCGCGCGGTCTGCTCCCGCGCTCCGTCCCGCACGTCGACGCCGCCGCCAACGCCGGACGCGCCGCGCTGCTCGTCGAGGCCCTGACCAGGCGCCCCGAGCTGCTGCTGCCGGCCACCGAGGACCGTCTGCACCAGGAGTACCGCGCCCCGGCCATGCCGGAGAGCGCGGCACTGGTGGAGCGGCTGCGCGGCGACGGCGTCCCCGCGGTGATCTCGGGCGCCGGCCCCACCGTGATGGCACTGGCCGACGCCGACACGGCCGACAAGGTCGAGGCGCTGGCCGGCACGGACTGGGCGGCCAACCGGCTCAGCCTGGACCAGCAGGGCGCGTGCGTCCTGCCGCTGGCGACCTCCAGCGACATTTAA
- the rho gene encoding transcription termination factor Rho, with protein MSDTTDLMGARVEETAAAPSTDASAPATGAGSRRRRGTGLEGMVLAELQQVASGLGIRGTARMRKSQLIEVIKEAQAAGGAPAKAAPAAADAAGETKPKRRSTSRSRTGDEAPAEKAEKAGKAEKKADKTAADQAAQQQIDIPGQPSPKVSPSAEQAGAPADDAPSERRRRRATADAGSPSAAGDAVAVETRSEPKGDSSAQQQSQGHQQGQGDARSDGEGGEGRRRDRRERGDRDRDRGDRDRGDRGRDRDRRGKGDDQQGQGGQRQQQGGGRQDRQDRQQQDDDDFEGGRRGRRGRYRDRRGRRGRDEIQQEPQINEDDVLIPVAGILDILDNYAFIRTSGYLPGPNDVYVSLAQVRKNGLRKGDHITGAVRQPKDGERREKFNALVRLDSVNGMAPEHGRGRPEFNKLTPLYPQDRLRLETDPGVLTTRIIDLVAPIGKGQRGLIVAPPKTGKTMIMQAIANAITHNNPECHLMVVLVDERPEEVTDMQRSVKGEVISSTFDRPAEDHTTVAELAIERAKRLVELGHDVVVLLDSITRLGRAYNLAAPASGRILSGGVDSTALYPPKRFFGAARNIEDGGSLTILATALVDTGSRMDEVIFEEFKGTGNAELKLDRKLADKRIFPAVDVDASGTRKEEILLGSDELAITWKLRRVLHALDQQQAIELLLDKMKQTKSNAEFLMQIQKTTPTPGNGD; from the coding sequence GTGAGCGACACCACCGATCTGATGGGCGCACGTGTCGAGGAGACCGCTGCCGCGCCCTCCACGGACGCCTCCGCGCCTGCCACCGGTGCCGGCTCCCGGCGGCGCCGTGGTACCGGCCTCGAGGGCATGGTGCTGGCCGAGCTGCAGCAGGTCGCATCCGGCCTCGGCATCAGGGGCACCGCGCGTATGCGCAAGAGCCAGTTGATCGAGGTCATCAAGGAGGCGCAGGCCGCCGGGGGAGCCCCCGCCAAGGCCGCGCCCGCCGCCGCGGACGCCGCCGGCGAGACCAAGCCGAAGCGCCGCAGCACCTCCCGGTCCCGTACGGGTGACGAGGCCCCCGCCGAGAAGGCGGAGAAGGCCGGCAAGGCCGAGAAGAAGGCCGACAAGACGGCCGCCGACCAGGCCGCGCAGCAGCAGATCGACATCCCCGGCCAGCCGTCCCCCAAGGTCTCGCCCTCGGCCGAGCAGGCCGGCGCCCCCGCCGACGACGCCCCCTCCGAGCGCCGTCGTCGCCGGGCCACCGCCGACGCGGGCAGCCCGTCCGCGGCCGGCGACGCCGTGGCCGTCGAGACCCGGAGCGAGCCGAAGGGCGACTCGTCGGCCCAGCAGCAGTCTCAGGGCCACCAGCAGGGCCAGGGCGACGCCCGCTCCGACGGCGAGGGCGGCGAGGGCCGCCGTCGCGACCGCCGGGAGCGCGGGGACCGCGACCGTGACCGTGGCGACCGCGACCGCGGTGACCGCGGCCGCGACCGCGACCGCCGGGGCAAGGGCGACGACCAGCAGGGCCAGGGCGGTCAGCGCCAGCAGCAGGGTGGCGGCCGCCAGGACCGGCAGGACCGCCAGCAGCAGGACGACGACGACTTCGAGGGCGGCCGTCGCGGCCGTCGCGGGCGCTACCGCGACCGCCGAGGCCGCCGCGGGCGCGACGAGATCCAGCAGGAGCCGCAGATCAACGAGGACGACGTCCTCATCCCGGTCGCCGGCATCCTCGACATCCTCGACAACTACGCGTTCATCCGGACCTCCGGCTACCTGCCCGGCCCCAACGACGTGTACGTCTCCCTCGCCCAGGTCCGCAAGAACGGCCTGCGCAAGGGCGACCACATCACCGGTGCCGTGCGCCAGCCCAAGGACGGCGAGCGCCGCGAGAAGTTCAACGCGCTGGTGCGCCTGGACTCCGTCAACGGCATGGCGCCCGAACACGGCCGCGGGCGGCCGGAGTTCAACAAGCTGACGCCGCTGTACCCGCAGGACCGCCTGCGTCTGGAGACGGACCCCGGGGTCCTCACCACCCGCATCATCGACCTCGTCGCGCCCATCGGTAAGGGCCAGCGCGGTCTGATCGTGGCCCCGCCGAAGACCGGCAAGACCATGATCATGCAGGCGATCGCCAACGCGATCACGCACAACAACCCCGAGTGCCACCTGATGGTCGTCCTGGTCGACGAGCGTCCGGAAGAGGTCACCGACATGCAGCGGTCGGTGAAGGGCGAGGTCATCTCCTCGACCTTCGACCGCCCGGCCGAGGACCACACCACGGTCGCCGAGCTCGCCATCGAGCGCGCCAAGCGTCTGGTGGAGCTGGGTCACGACGTGGTCGTCCTGCTCGACTCGATCACCCGCCTGGGCCGTGCGTACAACCTCGCCGCCCCGGCCTCCGGCCGCATTCTGTCCGGTGGTGTCGACTCGACCGCCCTGTACCCGCCGAAGCGCTTCTTCGGTGCGGCCCGCAACATCGAGGACGGCGGCTCGCTGACCATCCTCGCCACCGCCCTGGTGGACACCGGGTCCCGCATGGACGAGGTCATCTTCGAGGAGTTCAAGGGCACCGGCAACGCCGAGCTCAAGCTCGACCGGAAGCTCGCCGACAAGCGCATCTTCCCGGCGGTGGACGTCGACGCGTCCGGCACCCGCAAGGAGGAGATCCTGCTCGGCAGCGACGAGCTCGCCATCACCTGGAAGCTGCGTCGCGTGCTGCACGCGCTCGACCAGCAGCAGGCGATCGAGCTGCTTCTCGACAAGATGAAGCAGACCAAGTCGAACGCCGAGTTCCTCATGCAGATCCAGAAGACGACGCCCACCCCGGGCAACGGCGACTGA
- a CDS encoding FG-GAP repeat domain-containing protein: MYAKTRTYAGEINARVDDSDLDFDGLADLFVRTPGGTAYEYYSLGDRSPYLADRLSLGDWGGLSLVRQADLDRDHYQDYVYRTPDGVLHRFAFNGDDRYESTRVGGGWNVMNDIRVPGDLSGDALPDLVAKDKDGVLWLYPGKGDGLFGTRVRIGGGWAKYTITGKGDYNRDGRADLLARDGSGVLWLYPGTGKASPALGSRVRVGGGWSAYNAFATAGDLTGDGRPDLLARDTSGVLWLYKGTGGTGTATFKARIRVGGGWGAFNLFG; the protein is encoded by the coding sequence GTGTATGCCAAGACCCGCACCTACGCCGGTGAGATCAACGCCCGCGTCGACGACAGCGACCTCGACTTCGACGGTCTCGCGGACCTCTTCGTCCGCACCCCCGGTGGTACGGCCTACGAGTACTACTCCCTGGGCGACCGGTCCCCCTACCTCGCCGACCGCCTCTCGCTCGGCGACTGGGGCGGACTGAGCCTGGTGCGCCAGGCGGACCTGGACCGGGACCACTACCAGGACTACGTGTACCGGACCCCGGACGGGGTGCTCCACAGGTTCGCCTTCAACGGGGACGACCGCTACGAGTCGACCCGCGTCGGCGGCGGCTGGAACGTGATGAACGACATCCGCGTCCCGGGCGACCTCTCCGGGGACGCCCTGCCCGACCTGGTCGCCAAGGACAAGGACGGCGTCCTGTGGCTCTACCCCGGCAAGGGCGACGGGCTGTTCGGCACCCGCGTCCGGATCGGCGGCGGCTGGGCCAAGTACACGATCACCGGCAAGGGCGACTACAACCGCGACGGCAGGGCCGACCTGCTGGCGCGGGACGGCTCGGGCGTCCTGTGGCTGTACCCGGGCACCGGCAAGGCCTCCCCGGCGCTCGGCTCCCGCGTCCGGGTCGGCGGCGGCTGGTCCGCGTACAACGCCTTCGCCACCGCCGGTGACCTCACCGGCGACGGCAGGCCCGACCTGCTGGCCAGGGACACCTCCGGTGTGCTGTGGCTGTACAAGGGCACCGGTGGCACGGGTACCGCGACGTTCAAGGCCCGCATCAGGGTCGGCGGCGGCTGGGGGGCGTTCAACCTCTTCGGCTGA